The Naumovozyma dairenensis CBS 421 chromosome 11, complete genome genome includes a window with the following:
- the SNF5 gene encoding Snf5p (similar to Saccharomyces cerevisiae SNF5 (YBR289W); ancestral locus Anc_2.523), which produces MNNNNNSNNSNNNSGGSGGAGGNMSTANFFSNLGTPSFSLSQLPQQFLQSLNPTQIQMIQQKHQQLLISRIQQQQQQQQRNDNNNTPTMRHTSSGPSMPNNQSPPNTTTNNNMGISMQNQAQQQQQQPQQPQPQQQQQPVLNFNIPPQISQLPLPEQHMILQNLKEKALAKENSALVAAVTMAQQQIMRKIQLQQQQQQQQQQQQQQQQQQQHPSNRGTPSIQSPYASVPPQQIQQQQMPFQTQQAQQQRLSQQGTPQSTMATIQPQAQLQQQHPQLQPQPQPQAPPNNTVATAPKKTKKPRVSRAKQPKETSTTANTAMNNNLKGKSIPTATAQLTQPLPKPLELPKFRTIPYDPPETKLPFDTYWSTYISSLSEPIKTDTLLYEQIIQRDRLNKQSTETQIIGTEPTSIHGLSNNEYINKLWTHLKYYQEVKSTRMKSITSTSQNKPAASIWGYGYRGYGNGITNTTTNIISPSQGRRIDLDHPPVSYDPIMLYDSLKQPIFKERHDVKDAAAVMDANDDDVDGLEELVPIRLEFDVEKDKFFLRDTLLWNKNDTLIDLKEFVTDMIHDFQYVPESSKVDTDNDRYLDKFIDTIINSIQEQIMEYQSNPYNNKTLIKMRGGKKQKLGGDDLRIKIKLDIVVGQNQLIDQFEWDISNTENCPEEFAENLCQELELPGEFQTAISHSIREQVHMYHKSLAILGYNFDGSPISDDDIRSRILPTLTIADVLRPPADSKNYTPNLIQISIAELERLEKDKDRDTRRKRRQGRSNRRGAMLLNNKLDSSSNLRGDSNSTLNSNLQASGSVSNTLPTEILLPDIADIPRTFRTPVRSTLMPGGIDLGPSVYSYDLKTVVEYKQRPERPKPQMPRCYIIDHIPGQSLLISIKPKSMKQEEQKVTLQPLPQNITNTGTTNENLQRNTSVSATATPPVSLPFRDNSSLQSHTPIGPVPKQTSLSHQLQQTSQVPAPPQVSREVNAPVNKVPRATSQEPLKANSGKSSTPINITFPLSFNDTPK; this is translated from the coding sequence AtgaataacaataacaatagcAATAACAGCAACAATAATAGCGGTGGCAGTGGTGGCGCCGGCGGAAACATGTCCACAGCTAATTTCTTTAGCAACCTTGGAACTCCATCCTTTAGTTTATCTCAATTACCACAACAATTCCTACAAAGTTTGAACCCAActcaaattcaaatgataCAACAGAAACATCAACAACTATTAATTAGTCGTATCcagcagcaacagcaacaacaacaaaggaatgataacaataatacaCCGACCATGAGACATACTTCAAGCGGTCCATCAATGCCCAATAATCAATCTCCTCCAAATACGactacaaataataacatgGGTATATCCATGCAAAACCAGGCccagcagcaacaacagcagccGCAGCAACCACAACcgcaacaacagcaacaaccagtattgaatttcaatataCCTCCACAAATTAGTCAACTACCATTACCTGAACAGCATAtgattttacaaaatttaaaggaaaaggCTTTAGCTAAAGAAAATTCTGCTCTTGTTGCAGCTGTAACGATGgctcaacaacaaataatgCGAAAAATCCAACTacaacagcagcaacagcagcaacagcagcagcaacaacaacaacaacaacagcagcaacatCCATCGAATAGAGGGACTCCATCTATACAATCTCCATATGCTTCTGTTCCACCACAACAAAtacaacagcaacaaatGCCGTTCCAAACACAACAAGCACAACAACAGCGGCTGTCACAACAAGGAACTCCTCAATCTACCATGGCAACAATACAACCGCAAGCACAACTGCAACAGCAGCATCCACAACTACAACCACAACCACAACCGCAAGCCCCACCAAATAACACCGTTGCTACAGCACCTaagaagacgaagaaaCCAAGAGTATCAAGAGCAAAACAACCAAAGGAAACGAGCACAACTGCTAACACAgcaatgaataataatctcAAGGGAAAAAGTATACCAACTGCAACAGCGCAATTGACACAACCACTCCCTAAACCATTAGAATTACCCAAGTTCAGAACAATCCCCTACGATCCACCAGAAACAAAATTACCTTTCGATACATATTGGTCCACATACATATCATCCTTATCAGAACCCATCAAGACAGAcacattattatatgaacaaataattcaaaGAGACAGATTAAACAAACAATCCACAGAAACACAAATCATAGGAACAGAACCTACCAGTATCCATGGTCTaagtaataatgaatacATAAACAAATTATGGACacatttaaaatattatcaagaagTTAAATCAACAAGGATGAAATCAATCACATCGACATCACAAAATAAACCCGCAGCGAGTATTTGGGGTTATGGTTATCGTGGGTATGGGAACGGAATCActaatactactactaatattatttcacCTTCACAGGGAAGAAGAATCGATCTGGATCATCCTCCGGTCTCATATGATCCTATTATGTTGTATGATTCTTTGAAACAACCAATATTTAAAGAACGACATGATGTCAAGGATGCTGCCGCTGTAATGGATgctaatgatgatgacgtGGATGGATTGGAAGAATTAGTTCCAATTAGGTTAGAATTTGATGTAGAGAAAGATAAGTTTTTTTTAAGAGATACTTTACTATGGAATAAGAACGATACATTGattgatttgaaagagTTTGTCACCGATATGATTCATGATTTCCAATACGTTCCAGAATCATCTAAAGTAGATACTGATAATGACCGATATTTagataaattcattgatactattattaattcCATCCAGGAGCAAATAATGGAGTATCAATCAAACCCatataacaataaaacTTTGATTAAGATGAGAGGTGgtaagaaacaaaaattagGTGGTGATGACTTaagaattaaaattaaGCTAGATATTGTCGTGGGacaaaatcaattaattgatcaatttgAATGGGACATTTCCAATACTGAAAATTGCCCAGAGGAATTTGCAGAAAATTTATGTCAAGAATTAGAGTTACCTGGCGAATTTCAAACTGCAATTTCTCATTCCATCCGAGAACAAGTTCATATGTATCATAAGTCGTTAGCAATTTTAGGGTATAATTTTGATGGCTCACCAATTAGTGATGACGATATTAGAAGTAGAATTCTACCTACGTTAACCATTGCTGATGTATTGAGACCACCAGCAGATTCTAAAAATTATACACCAAATTTGATACAAATATCTATTGCTGAATTAGAAAGATTGgaaaaagataaagataGAGATACAAGACGTAAGAGAAGACAAGGTCGTTCCAACAGACGTGGTGCCATGTTactaaataataaattagataGTTCATCTAATCTCCGTGGCGATTCCAATTCCACTCTCAATTCTAACTTACAAGCTTCAGGGTCAGTCTCCAATACTTTGCCGACGGAAATTTTATTACCTGATATAGCAGATATCCCAAGAACATTTAGGACCCCAGTGAGAAGTACTTTAATGCCAGGTGGAATAGATCTTGGGCCCTCTGTGTACTCTTATGATTTAAAAACGGTTGTCGAATATAAACAAAGGCCAGAGAGACCTAAGCCGCAGATGCCACGTTGTTATATTATCGATCATATTCCAGGGCAGTCCCTACTCATTTCCATCAAACCGAAGAGCATGAAACAAGAGGAACAAAAAGTAACATTACAGCCACTCCCGCAGAATATTACAAATACGGGTACAACCAACGAGAATTTGCAAAGAAATACATCAGTAAGTGCGACCGCAACGCCACCTGTATCACTACCGTTCCGTGACAACAGCTCATTACAATCGCATACACCAATTGGACCTGTTCCAAAGCAGACTTCATTATCACATCAACTTCAACAAACTTCACAGGTACCGGCTCCTCCGCAAGTATCTAGAGAAGTTAATGCTCCGGTGAATAAAGTACCAAGGGCGACGTCACAAGAACCTCTGAAAGCAAATTCAGGAAAAAGCTCAACACCAATAAACATCACTTTCCCATTATCGTTTAATGACACACCGAAGTAA